A window of the Dyadobacter pollutisoli genome harbors these coding sequences:
- a CDS encoding vanadium-dependent haloperoxidase — protein MKLVKFSKKPLILAFICILAGCKKSENKTEIDPAVIGQVTMQMTDVMVHDVTNPPLGARFFAYTCLAGYEVVAQNDAAYKTMHGVLNEFPEITKPAVAEYSYQLASVIAMLETAKKMQPSGVLLQKFQDKLIDSCRTIGFTDEVIAGSQEYGLAVSKQILKYAKSDKYNRTSNFPRYEPTGKAGDWYPTPPGYFPPVEPYFKTIRPFTLDSSSQFRPDEPVAFSEDKNSAFFNLMKQNYDDTNQPEHNVIAAFWDCNPFALENKGHLLVGMKKISPGSHWMGITDIACRQAKTDFSKTLLINTSVTIGLMDGFMACWDEKYRSNRIRPETAIRKYIDPTWKPFLQTPPFPEYLSGHSVISTASAVILTHYFGDNYAYTDTVEERFNLKARKFDSFLAAAQESGMSRFYGGIHFMDAIENGQKQGVQVGEWVVKTLKK, from the coding sequence ATCAAATTGGTAAAGTTCAGTAAAAAACCCCTCATACTCGCATTCATTTGTATTCTCGCCGGGTGCAAAAAAAGTGAAAACAAAACGGAAATCGATCCGGCAGTGATCGGGCAGGTAACCATGCAAATGACGGACGTGATGGTCCATGATGTTACTAACCCGCCACTGGGTGCCCGCTTTTTTGCCTATACCTGCCTCGCGGGTTATGAAGTAGTCGCCCAGAATGATGCGGCTTATAAAACCATGCACGGGGTTTTGAATGAATTTCCTGAAATTACAAAGCCGGCGGTAGCGGAGTATAGCTACCAGCTGGCGTCAGTCATTGCGATGCTGGAAACTGCTAAAAAAATGCAGCCTTCCGGTGTGCTTTTGCAGAAGTTCCAGGACAAGTTGATCGATTCATGCAGGACGATCGGTTTTACGGATGAAGTAATTGCTGGATCGCAGGAGTACGGGCTCGCCGTCAGTAAGCAGATCCTGAAATATGCCAAATCTGACAAGTACAACAGGACTAGTAATTTCCCGAGATATGAGCCTACGGGCAAAGCCGGTGACTGGTACCCAACACCTCCTGGCTATTTCCCGCCCGTGGAGCCTTATTTTAAAACAATAAGGCCATTCACATTAGATTCTTCCTCACAGTTTCGTCCGGATGAACCAGTCGCTTTTTCAGAAGACAAAAATTCAGCATTCTTCAACTTAATGAAGCAAAACTATGACGACACAAATCAGCCAGAGCACAATGTGATTGCAGCGTTTTGGGACTGCAACCCGTTTGCCTTGGAAAATAAGGGGCATTTGTTGGTAGGCATGAAGAAGATATCTCCTGGGTCACATTGGATGGGTATTACCGACATTGCCTGCAGGCAAGCAAAAACAGATTTTTCCAAAACATTACTCATTAATACTTCCGTCACGATAGGGCTAATGGATGGGTTTATGGCCTGCTGGGACGAGAAATACCGCAGCAACCGCATCAGGCCTGAAACAGCAATCCGAAAGTACATTGATCCAACCTGGAAACCGTTTTTGCAGACACCTCCTTTTCCTGAGTACCTAAGCGGGCATTCAGTGATTTCTACGGCCTCCGCTGTTATATTGACCCATTACTTCGGTGATAATTATGCTTATACCGATACAGTAGAGGAGCGTTTTAACCTCAAAGCCAGAAAATTTGATTCCTTTTTGGCAGCTGCTCAGGAATCCGGTATGTCTCGTTTTTACGGCGGTATTCACTTCATGGACGCAATCGAAAACGGCCAGAAGCAGGGCGTTCAGGTTGGGGAATGGGTTGTTAAGACTTTGAAAAAGTGA
- a CDS encoding patatin-like phospholipase family protein, producing MKIGLVLSGGGARGIAHIGVAKALMEKNIEPEIISATSSGAFVGAMLAYGYAPDEIIGRIIETRFYPYLRLGFGATGLLQMQRMETVLCKYIPENTFESLKIPLVVTATDIIAGTEVLFRKGELALPILASSCIPGLFSPIRIEGRDLVDGGVLNNLPVEAIRSEASYIIGSHCNPFGLDKPLKRTTEIVYRSLILAMHAKTKERFSKCDLLIEPPALSRFSIFDFRKARELFETGYWFTKDLLEKSTSFPLVKK from the coding sequence GTTTGGTCTTGTCGGGAGGCGGCGCGCGGGGAATTGCTCATATTGGTGTTGCCAAAGCTTTGATGGAGAAAAACATCGAACCCGAAATCATCAGCGCGACGAGTTCTGGCGCATTTGTGGGCGCGATGCTCGCATATGGTTACGCCCCGGACGAAATCATCGGGCGGATCATTGAAACGCGTTTTTATCCGTATCTGAGATTGGGGTTCGGAGCAACCGGGCTCCTGCAAATGCAGAGAATGGAGACCGTGCTGTGCAAATATATTCCCGAGAACACATTTGAATCGCTCAAAATCCCATTGGTAGTAACTGCTACCGACATTATCGCGGGTACCGAAGTGCTGTTTCGGAAAGGAGAACTCGCATTGCCCATTCTGGCGTCGTCGTGCATTCCGGGACTATTCAGTCCGATCAGGATTGAGGGGCGTGACCTGGTGGATGGAGGCGTGCTCAACAACTTGCCCGTTGAAGCGATTCGCAGTGAAGCCAGCTACATTATTGGCAGCCATTGTAACCCATTTGGCCTTGACAAACCATTGAAAAGGACTACTGAAATCGTGTACCGCAGCCTCATTCTGGCCATGCACGCCAAAACCAAAGAACGGTTCAGTAAATGCGACCTGCTCATCGAACCGCCAGCATTAAGCCGTTTCAGTATTTTCGACTTCCGCAAAGCAAGGGAATTGTTTGAAACCGGGTATTGGTTCACAAAGGATTTGCTGGAAAAAAGCACCAGCTTCCCTTTGGTTAAAAAATAA